A region of the Denitrificimonas caeni genome:
TAAATGCTGCACGGCGTCTTCCAGCGCACCTTGTTGATAGGCTTGCATGGCATGCTGACCTTGTTCGTGTACGTTGCTGTGGGGGCGTTCAATCCGTTGAAAATCTGCAATATTATGCAGACTGCGGTTGTGATTATGATAATACCAGCGGCCAAAGCGGCACTCATGATCAGTGGGGAGTTGTGGCACGCTTGTAGGCTCCTGCTCGAGCAGATGATTGTAAACAATGAACTTTAGTGACAGCTCATCGAGATTAGCCAGCTCTATGCCTGCACGTAGCGCCGATCGGTCGATGTCCTTACGCATGCGCTGCGCTAAAGAATGTAAACCGCGCATGGCGCTAACGGCTTGCTGTGTTGTGTCATTAAAATCTTGTGCAAGTTGCCCTTGGCTTTGAATGTAATCGTGCGCTTGTTTCGTTTCAGTTTGGATTTCATTTATTTTGTGGACAATATCGGTGGTGGCTAAAGCGGTGCGCTCGGCAAGGTGGCGGATTTCACTGGCCACTACAGCAAAACCTCGGCCGGCATCACCGGCTCGCGCAGCTTCAATGGCGGCATTAAGAGCGAGTAAGTTGGTCTGGCTGGCAATGCCGCTGATCAGGTCAACAATGCCGTTAATTTCCTGTGTGTGCAGCGCCAATGTGTCAATTTTGTCAGTGGTTTCTAAAAGGCCACTTTCCATGGCAAGGGCTTTGCTTTGCAGTTCTGTGAAGTTATCTTGGTTGGTCGTGGTGGCGTGAGCAACAGTCTGGGCATGCTGCTTATTGTGCTCCATTTGCTCAGCAAGGTATTCAAAAGAGTCGCCGAGGTGCGCTATTGAACTACCAAAGCGAATCAGGTTGCTTGAAACACCACGATTAAACTGCAACTGCTGTTGGTGGCTTGCCGCGCTGCTTTGTGAGCGGGCTAACGCCTCTTGTAGTTGTTGAATATGTGCACGTTGCTGCGTGTTTTCAGCTTCTAAACTGATGTTTTTCTGCTGCAACTGCAGTGCTTTTTTCTTCCATTTGAACCACATAGTAAGCCTCTATTGCTGCGCAATCAGTAGGGCAGTGAAGTACGCCCTTGTCAGAGAGTAAGGCTGGTAATGAACTATCGCGTACAAACGTCCATGTGGGGCGGCGTTATTCTTCACCAGGCTATTAGGCAGGCATAGGCCTTGTGCATTAGTGTGATGTACCCTCGGCAAATTCAATTTTATTGCCCACGTTGTATTTGCCAGATGGTTTGTTCATAGGGATACGTTTTACTTCTTCTAAAGTATTGGCATCGTAAACAATTAACGCGCCTTCAGTGTCCCAAACACTGAGGATCAGGTGGCTGCCATCGTTGGTAAACTCCACATGGGCAGCATTTTTGCCCGGCATAGGACGCAAAGTATGGGCAATCTCTAAGGTTTGCTTATCAATTAAGTGCACGGCTTCTTGATTGGGGCCAAAGAAC
Encoded here:
- a CDS encoding methyl-accepting chemotaxis protein, translated to MWFKWKKKALQLQQKNISLEAENTQQRAHIQQLQEALARSQSSAASHQQQLQFNRGVSSNLIRFGSSIAHLGDSFEYLAEQMEHNKQHAQTVAHATTTNQDNFTELQSKALAMESGLLETTDKIDTLALHTQEINGIVDLISGIASQTNLLALNAAIEAARAGDAGRGFAVVASEIRHLAERTALATTDIVHKINEIQTETKQAHDYIQSQGQLAQDFNDTTQQAVSAMRGLHSLAQRMRKDIDRSALRAGIELANLDELSLKFIVYNHLLEQEPTSVPQLPTDHECRFGRWYYHNHNRSLHNIADFQRIERPHSNVHEQGQHAMQAYQQGALEDAVQHLQNMEVANLEVMQVVTAVLEHLEQQQD